The Fragaria vesca subsp. vesca linkage group LG2, FraVesHawaii_1.0, whole genome shotgun sequence genome includes a window with the following:
- the LOC101297696 gene encoding somatic embryogenesis receptor kinase 1-like: MAARLWLMRLALLSVSVVGLAYGNSESDALYTLRKSLSDPGKVLQSWDPTLVNPCTWFHITCNHHNRVTRLDLGNSNLSGHLVPELGKLEHLQYLELYRNNIQGTIPAELGNLNSLISLDLYNNNISGTIPPSLGKLKSLVFLRLNDNRLSGPIPRELVGLSNLKVLDVSSNDLCGTIPTSGPFEHIPLNNFENNLRLEGPELLGLATYDTNCF; encoded by the exons ATGGCGGCGAGGTTATGGTTGATGAGACTAGCCCTCCTTAGTGTAAGCGTGGTTGGGTTGGCGTACGGTAACTCGGAATCAGACGCTTTGTACACGCTGAGGAAGAGCTTGTCGGATCCCGGGAAGGTGCTGCAGAGCTGGGATCCCACCCTCGTCAACCCTTGCACTTGGTTCCACATCACCTGCAACCACCACAATCGCGTTACCCGACT GGATTTAGGTAACTCAAACCTCTCTGGACATCTGGTACCAGAACTTGGAAAGCTTGAGCATCTTCAATATCT GGAGCTTTACAGAAATAACATTCAGGGGACTATTCCAGCTGAGCTTGGTAACCTCAACAGCCTCATTAGCTTGGACTTATATAACAACAACATATCAGGGACAATTCCTCCTTCATTGGGGAAACTGAAATCACTTGTCTTCTT ACGTCTAAATGACAACAGGTTAAGTGGGCCAATCCCCAGGGAGCTCGTTGGCCTTTCAAACCTCAAAGTCTT GGATGTATCGAGCAATGATTTGTGTGGAACAATTCCTACCAGTGGACCGTTTGAGCACATACCTCTAAACAA CTTTGAGAACAACCTTCGACTTGAAGGTCCGGAGTTGTTGGGGCTTGCAACTTACGACACCAACTGCTTTTGA
- the LOC101297987 gene encoding ribonuclease H2 subunit A-like, producing the protein MGSGTTLPQWTSEPCIMGIDEAGRGPVLGPMVYGCLYCARSYEKTLSSLNFADSKTLKEEKREESFENLKTDESIGWAVDIIDPRELSAKMLKKIKINLNEISHDSAIGLVTKVLNMGVLLAEVYVDTVGDTEKYRSKLSERFPCINFVVAKKADSLYPVVSGASIAAKVTRDRALREWVFDETAGALHKNFGSGYPGDPVTTAWLQNHKHSVFGFPSLVRFSWGTCTPYFKDIAEVLWESVDDDGSSNSNGKRQLKLSNFGVTTSKKKIEEIESSGKGRCKFFFARKFEQVTHF; encoded by the coding sequence ATGGGATCTGGCACTACACTTCCCCAATGGACGTCAGAGCCTTGTATCATGGGCATTGATGAAGCCGGTCGAGGCCCTGTTTTAGGGCCAATGGTATATGGATGCTTATACTGTGCTCGCTCATACGAGAAGACTCTCTCCTCTTTGAACTTTGCAGATTCAAAGACATTAAAAGAAGAGAAGAGGGAGGAATCATTTGAGAATCTAAAGACTGATGAATCAATTGGCTGGGCTGTTGATATCATAGATCCGAGAGAGCTTTCAGCTAAAATGCTAAAGAAGATTAAGATAAACCTTAATGAAATATCACATGACTCTGCAATTGGCCTTGTCACTAAGGTACTTAACATGGGGGTTCTTCTTGCTGAGGTTTACGTGGATACAGTGGGAGATACTGAAAAGTATAGGAGTAAACTGTCTGAAAGATTTCCTTGTATCAATTTTGTGGTTGCAAAGAAGGCTGATAGTCTTTACCCAGTTGTTAGTGGAGCAAGCATAGCTGCAAAAGTCACAAGGGACAGAGCCTTACGGGAGTGGGTTTTTGATGAAACAGCTGGAGCTCTGCACAAGAACTTTGGTTCTGGATATCCTGGAGATCCCGTTACCACGGCCTGGTTGCAAAATCACAAACACTCGGTATTTGGATTCCCATCATTGGTGCGTTTCAGCTGGGGCACATGTACTCCATATTTCAAAGACATTGCTGAAGTCTTATGGGAATCAGTGGATGACGATGGTTCTAGCAATTCTAACGGAAAGCGGCAACTGAAATTAAGTAATTTTGGTGTCACAACATCAAAGAAAAAGATTGAAGAAATAGAATCCAGTGGTAAAGGACGCTGCAAATTTTTCTTCGCTCGTAAGTTTGAGCAAGTCACTCATTTCTAA
- the LOC101298286 gene encoding uncharacterized protein LOC101298286 isoform 1, with protein sequence MSSEQRSKHNLRTSKRTRISHIQQMHNNEDNENARENDNPAFINEGNSINLFLKLTCLTVMVWCKYVAEAKDVELIIVPEIFMKLLESQNVVYRHQDHVDIVVLAYSIMKAMICVV encoded by the exons ATGAGTTCAGAACAACGAAGCAAACATAATCTTCGGACATCAAAAAGAACGCGCATAAGTCATATCCAGCAAATGCATAATAATGAGGATAATGAAAATGCAAGGGAGAATGACAATCCTGCATTCATCAATGAAG GAAACTCTATAAATCTATTCCTCAAATTGACATGCCTTACAGTGATGGTATGGTGCAAGTACGTCGCAGAGGCAAAGGATGTAGAGCTCATAATTGTGCCCGAAATTTTCATGAAATTATTGGAGTCACAAAATGTCGTCTACCGACACCAAGATCATGTCGATATTGTTGTGCTCGCCTATTCCATCATGAAAGCAATGATATGTGTTGTTTGA
- the LOC101308055 gene encoding ATP-dependent DNA helicase PIF1-like, whose translation MTGDNNEGSKLPRLIQDEVSVITPQQDYNAVYHLNQDQTFAYNTIISSIERNDNVMFFVDGSGGTGKTYLYRALLATLRNKNHIVLATATSGISATILPGGRTAHSRFKIPLDPEKTPTCSISKQSDLAELIRTSSAIICDEAPMMHKCAFEALNETLKDITEVKLPFGGKVIIFGGDFRQIPPVVPKGTRSEMVSASMINASFWKDVKILRLRQNMRSINDPQFSDFYLMLEMENNHM comes from the coding sequence ATGACAGGAGATAATAACGAAGGATCAAAATTGCCAAGGCTAATACAAGATGAAGTTTCAGTTATCACTCCCCAACAAGATTACAACGCAGTTTATCATCTGAATCAAGATCAGACTTTTGCATACAACACTATAATATCTTCTATTGAGCGAAACGACAATGTCATGTTCTTTGTTGATGGTTCAGGAGGTACTGGAAAAACATACTTATATCGTGCATTGTTAGCAACGTTGAGAAATAAGAACCATATTGTACTTGCAACAGCAACCTCTGGAATATCAGCAACAATACTTCCTGGTGGAAGAACGGCACACTCAAGGTTTAAAATTCCACTAGATCCTGAAAAAACTCCTACATGCTCAATTAGTAAACAATCAGATCTAGCTGAGTTAATACGAACATCATCAGCTATTATATGTGATGAAGCACCAATGATGCATAAATGTGCGTTCGAGGCTCTGAATGAAACTTTGAAAGATATAACAGAAGTCAAATTACCATTTGGAGGTAAAGTAATTATCTTTGGCGGGGACTTCCGACAAATCCCACCAGTTGTTCCTAAAGGTACAAGGTCAGAAATGGTCAGTGCCAGTATGATAAATGCCTCATTTTGGAAAGATGTGAAAATCCTTCGTTTACGACAAAATATGAGATCCATCAACGATCCGCAGTTCTCAGACTTTTACTTAATGTTGGAAATGGAGAACAACCATATGTGA